A stretch of Castanea sativa cultivar Marrone di Chiusa Pesio chromosome 2, ASM4071231v1 DNA encodes these proteins:
- the LOC142623728 gene encoding uncharacterized protein LOC142623728 produces the protein MKLMEEEIEFEEEKTVRVLNEEQQGLEGDDDELELGDEEEDGEEDDEDDDGDEDDDDDDDGDEDDDDDDDDDVQQGLPSSRGPPVHSVDDEEDDDEDDDDEDGDDDDDDDGEGDDDDDDDDDDAEGDDDEGEEEDLGTEYLVRPVARPEDEEDASDFEPEENGGEEEEIDEEDEDEDGGKVDVSAKRKRSDKDDSDDDDDGGEDDERPSKR, from the exons ATGAAACTCATGGAGGAGGAGATAGAATTCGAGGAGGAAAAGACAGTTAGGGTTTTGAATGAAGAACAGCAAGGCCTTGaaggtgatgatgatgagcTAGAGCTTGGTGATGAAGAAGAGGACggtgaagaagatgatgaggatgatgatggagatgaagatgacgatgatgatgatgatggagatgaaGATGATGACGATGACGACGATGATGATGTGCAGCAAGGTTTACCTTCCTCCCGTGGTCCTCCGGTGCACTCTGTAGATGACgaagaggatgatgatgaggatgatgacgATGAAGACGGTGATgacgacgatgatgatgatggtgaaggcgatgatgatgacgacgacgacgatgATGATGCTGAAGGAGACGATGATGAAGGTGAAGAg GAGGATCTGGGAACTGAGTACCTTGTCAGGCCAGTAGCCCGCCCTGAGGATGAGGAAGATGCTAGTGATTTTGAGCCAGAGGAGAACGGCGGTGAGGAGGAAGAAATCGATGAGGAGGATGAAGACGAAGATGGTGGGAAGGTTGATGTTTCGGCAAAGAGGAAGAGGTCGGATAAAGATGATTcagatgacgatgatgatggtGGAGAGGATGACGAGAGACCATCCAAGCGATAG